The DNA segment AAAAATATCAGTACCCTGATTGATGAACTATCTTATAAGCTTGAATTCAAAGCCTATGAAAACGCAAGACAGTACTTCAAAATGGGAGAATATAAAGCGGCTAACGTAGCCTTGGAAAATGTTCTTGAAGACTTCCCGAGTACAAAACTTCGTCCGCAGATTTATGATTATATCATAAAATCAAGATATGAGTTGGCTACAAAGTCTGTTTATGACCTGAAAGATGAGCGAATTGAAAGCGCATTGGCATTTACAAGACAGATTGAAAAAGAAATGCCAAATACGGAACTTGCCAAAACAGCACTTGATATCAGAGAAAAACTTGAAAAAGAAAAGAAAGATTTTGTAGTTGTTAAAAAGCAAACCGAAGCAAAAATTGCCGCATTAACGGAAAGACAGAAAAAACTTCAGGCTCAGAACGATGAAAAGACAAAAACAGAGCAGCAGATGAAAGATCAGGTAGAGGCAGAGAAGAAAGCAACACAAATCCGAAGAGATAGTGCAGCGATTAATACACCTCCGCCGGCAGCCACTTTCAAAATTCAAAGATAATTCGTAAATTTGCGAACTTAAATAAAAATAATATTCTCAAAATGAGTGTAAAAGATACAAAAGCAGAAGTTAATACCATTACTTACGATAAGGATAAGATTGAAGACAAAGTAGGCTCAATCTACGAAGCGATTGTTATCATGGGAAAAAGAGCAGAGCAGATCAATGCTGAAATCCGTACGGAACTTCACAATAAGCTTGATGAGTTTGCGGTTCACAATTCTACCTTGGAAGAAGTTTTCGAAAACAGAGAGCAGATCGAAATCTCAAAGCATTACGAAAAGCTTCCGAAGCCAACTTCCATTGCTATTGAAGAATGGCTGAACGAAGATATTTACTTCAGAAAAACTGAAGAAAGAAAATAAAAATCAGTATATTTTTATAAATAAAGGTCATAAAGGAAATCTTTTCTTTATGACCTTTGTTGTTCGAACAGGTTTGTAAGAAAAAATAAGTAATTTAGTATTCTTAAAATTAAATTGAATGAGCCTTTCCGGGAAAAAAATTCTCATCGCGGTCTCTGGAGGAATTGCAGCGTACAAAATTCACTTTCTGATCAGGGATTTTATTAAAAAAGGAGCAGAAGTACAGGTCATCATGACACCTGATGCTGAACATTTTGTAACCAAGCTTAGCATTTCCACCCTCTCCAAAAAACCGGTATATTCAGATTTTTACAGTGACAACGGAACCTGGAACAGCCATGTGGAAATGGCACTTTGGGCAGACGTGATGATTGTTGCACCCTGTACCGCGGGTACTCTTTCCAAAATGGTTCACGGGATGTGTGATAATCTTGTCATTGCGACTTATATGTCAGCGAAATGTCCTGTTTTTATCGCTCCCGCAATGGACCTCGATATGTATGCACACCCTTCAACCAGAAGAAATCTCGAACTGGCGGAAAGCTTCGGGCATATTGTAATTCCTGCCGAAACCGGCGAACTGGCAAGTGGACTGAGCGGACAGGGAAGAATGTCTGAACCTGAAACCATTGCCCGGACAATAGAAGATTTTTTTGATGTAAATACTAAAAAAACACTC comes from the Chryseobacterium nepalense genome and includes:
- a CDS encoding outer membrane protein assembly factor BamD; the encoded protein is MKKYILGLFAVAVVASCVSNQERAMKSADKNLILKTANDNFAKKKWKNALALYDRLANLVAGTDDFPNVAFNTAYANYYDKNFRLAGNQFKNFAVNFPKDPRAEEAAYMAALCYYEGSMDYNLDQSTTQSAITELQEFLNNYPNSERSKNISTLIDELSYKLEFKAYENARQYFKMGEYKAANVALENVLEDFPSTKLRPQIYDYIIKSRYELATKSVYDLKDERIESALAFTRQIEKEMPNTELAKTALDIREKLEKEKKDFVVVKKQTEAKIAALTERQKKLQAQNDEKTKTEQQMKDQVEAEKKATQIRRDSAAINTPPPAATFKIQR
- a CDS encoding DNA-directed RNA polymerase subunit omega; this encodes MSVKDTKAEVNTITYDKDKIEDKVGSIYEAIVIMGKRAEQINAEIRTELHNKLDEFAVHNSTLEEVFENREQIEISKHYEKLPKPTSIAIEEWLNEDIYFRKTEERK